AGAACCGCGCCAACAAGCTGCTGGTGGAAGACGGCAAGCTGACGGGCGTGCCGGCGCAGCCGATCCTGGGGCGCGAGGCCAAGGTGCAGGCGCTGGAGGAGATCAGCGCGCGGCTCGGCATCTCCGAGGCAGACGTGCTGGCGGTGGGCGACGGGGCGAATGACCTGGGCATGCTCGGCCGTGCCGGCTTCGGCGTCGCGTTGCATGCGAAGCCCTCGGTTCAGGCGGAGTGCGACCTGCGGGTGAACCTCGGCGATCTGACGGCGCTGCTGTTCCTGCAGGGCTATGCCCGCAGCGATTTCGAGGGCTGAACGGACGGCGGTTGGGAAAGGAGCAAGGAGGGATCAGACCCTCTTGGCCTTCCGCCTATTCACCCCGGCGCGATTGCAAAGAGAAGAAGGGGCGCTCTTGGCGCCCCTTATCCTTTCATGCGGCAAAGAGCGTGTCGAGGGGACGGACCTCGCCGGTCACCAGCCCGTCGAAGTTGCACAGCTCGGGGTTGAGAAAACGGTGCACGTCGGGATGCGCCGGATCCGCGACGCCAAGCCGCACCAGAAGCGAGGCCATGACGCATTCCGCCGCGCGGGTTGCGCCGTCGAGAATCTTCACCGCGACGCCGAGGCCACGCTGCGGCAGGATCGCGACGAAATACCCCTCGGCGCCGGTCTTGATGGCAACCGGCTCGAGCGCGGCGCGCATCAGCAGCGTGCAGGCGCGGCCCTCGCCGGCGACGAGATCGGGATAGGTGTAGATCGACTCGACCAGCTGCGCCCCGGCGCGGCTGAGACCGTCGTAGCGGTGATGCGCGCCGGCGAACCAGGCCATGGCCCGCGCCATGCCAAGCATCGAGGTGGCAAGGTTTGGCGCCGAGCAGCCGTCGATGCCGTAGCAGGGGCTGACCTCGTCGGTGACGGTCTCGAAGGCGTCGCGCACTGCAAGTTGCACCGGGTGTTCGGGAAGAACGTAGTCCGGGCCCGCACCGAGATACTGGCTCAACGTCAGGAAGCCGGCGTGTTTGCCCGAGCAGTTGTTGTGCACCCGGCAGGGGCTTTTGCCCTCGCGGATCATCTGCAGTTTCAGCGCCTTGTCCCGGCTCGGCTGGGGGCCGCAGCGCAGGTCGTCGTCGGAGAGTTCGAGGTCGGCGAGCCAGGCCTCGACCGCCCCCACGTGCATCGGCGCGCCCTGATGCGAGGCGCAGGCGAGCGCCAGCTGCGGCGGCGTCAGGTGCCAGGCCTCGGCGGCGCCCGAGGCGACCAGCGGCAGGGCCTGAATCATCTTCGACGAGGAGCGCGGGTAGACCACCGCCTGCGGGTCACCCCAGGCCTCGACGATGCCGCCGGATGTGTCACAAATGACCGCATGGCCAAGGTGCAGGCTCTCGGTCAGCGGTCCGCGGCGAACCTCGACGAGGGGCACGGCAGCGGTGACGGTGTCTTGGGGCATGTGGGTCCTCACAAACGAGCGATATTCTGCCATCGGGGCTTTCTCGCCCCGCGTGTTTCGGTCTATTGTCCCGCCGTCGAGCACGAATGGTCGCGCCGGTCAAGAGACCGACAGATGTCTGGAACAGAGCTGTCACAGGTCGGGGCGCGAACGGGCAACAAGAGGCAAGCACGGCTGGAGGCTGCAGGTATGAAGTCAATTCTCGGTGGGGTTCTGGGCGCGGCGCTCGCGCTTGGCGCGACGGCTGCGGTTGCGCAGGAGGAAAGCACCAACCGGGTGAACGCGATCACCGACTGGTCGGTCTTCGAGGGGCAGAGCCCCCGCGAATGCTGGGCGGTGACCACCTACAAGGAAAGCGTCAACACCAAGGACGGCCGCGTCGTATCGGTGAAGCGCGGCGACATCCTGCTTATGGTCTTCTACCGTCCCGAGGCCAATGTGATGGGTCAGGTGGCGTTCACCGGCGGTTATCCCTTTGCGGGCGGCTCGACCGTGGCCGTGGACATCTCGGGCGAGAAGTTCGACCTCTACACCGAGGGGGAATGGGCCTGGCCGGCGACCCCGCAGGACGATGCCAAGATCATCGCGGCGATGAAGCGCGGCTCCGACGCGGTGCTCAGCGCCGGTTCGAGCCGCGGCACCAAGACCAAGGACACCTTCTCGCTGCTCGGCTTCACGGCCGCGGTGGAAGACGCCCAGAAGCGCTGCAGCGGCTGAGCCGCAGGCACGTCGCCCTCGGGGCCGAAAGGCCGCAGGTCTGTTGAATTTTTCCGGGGCCATCCGCAGATGAGCTTCTTCAAGGGAACGCGCCTGCGCGTTCCCTTTGACTTATTGCAGCCGAATCCTGTATGGAGAGGCCTTCTTTTTCCGAGGATGACGTGATGACTGCCAGCGCGCCGATCACCCAGGACGTGGTGACGATCCCCCGCAAGCTGCCGGAAGACGGCAAGCTGAACCTCGTCGGGCTGACCCGCGACGCCCTGCGCGCCGCGTTGATCGAGGCCGGAACGCCAGAGAAGCAGGCGAAGATGCGTGTGGGTCAGATCTGGCAGTGGGTCTATCACTGGGGCGTGCGCGACTTCGCCGAGATGACCAACCTCGCCAAGGACTACCGGACGCTGCTCGATGACAAGTTCACCATCGACCTGCCCGAGATCGTCTCGAAACAGGTTTCGGAAGACGGCACCCGCAAGTATCTCGTGCGGATCGCCGGCGGACACGAGGTCGAGGTGGTCTACATCCCCGAGGAAGACCGTGGCACGCTCTGCATCTCGAGCCAGGTGGGCTGCACGTTGACCTGCTCGTTCTGCCACACCGGCACGCAGAAACTGGTACGCAACCTCACCGCGGGCGAGATCATCGGCCAGGTCATGCTAGCACGTGACGACCTCGGCGAGTGGCCCGAACCCGGTACAGGCACCGGCGAGAGCGGGCCGCGCCTCTTGTCGAACATCGTGCTCATGGGCATGGGCGAGCCGCTCTACAACTTCGACAACGTGCGCGACGCGATGAAGATCGCCATGGACGGCGAGGGGATCGCCCTGTCGCGCCGCCGCATCACCCTCTCGACCTCGGGCGTGGTGCCGGAGATCGCCAAATGCGCCGAAGAGATCGGCTGCCTGCTGGCCGTAAGCTTCCACGCCACCACCGACGAGGTGCGCAACAAGCTTGTGCCGATCAACAAGCGCTGGAACATCGAAGAGCTGCTGAACACCCTTCGCGAGTATCCGCGCTTGTCGAATTCCGAGCGCATCACTTTTGAGTATGTGATGCTCAAGGACGTGAACGACACCGATGCCGATGCGCGCCGCCTGGTGAAGCTGATCCAGGGCATTCCCGCCAAGATCAACCTCATCCCGTTCAACGAATGGCCCGGCGCCCCCTACCAGCGCTCGGATTGGCCGCGGATCAAGCAGTTCGCCGACATCATCTACAAGGCAGGTTACGCCTCGCCGATCCGTACCCCGCGCGGCGAGGACATCATGGCCGCCTGCGGCCAGCTGAAATCGGCCACCGAACGCGCCCGCAAATCGCGCAAGCAAATCGAGGCCGAGACTGGCCTCGGCGGCGCGGCTTGACTTACCTGATTTAAACAATCAGGATTACCTCACCCAGCCAGTCCCGTCTTCGGGACAGCCCGGATCGACGGCCCTTCAGGGGCGACTGGCTGGGAGAGGTTCCATGCGACATGAACGGTTCGACCGGGTGGCTCTGCGCCCCGCGGAAACGCGGGTGGTACAGCTGCTGCGGCTCTGGCGCGAGGCGGACGAGGCCACTGCGCAGCTCGAGCTGCGCGATGCGCTCGGGTTCAGCCGCGCGCGTTCCTGCCTGCGCGCCTTCGGGGACTTCGCCGAGATCCTGACCCGCCACGGCTGGCACGGGCCGCTGATTCTGCCCACCGACGCCTTGGGCGTCTCGGACGACGAGCGCGCGATCGCGCGTTTCGTCATGACCGCCACCGAGCAGGACCGCGACCTCGCGCTGGCCGAGGCCGCCATGCTGGTGCTGCCGGCGCATATCCTGCCGCTCGCCAATGCCGCCGAGCGGGTCGGCCTGCCGCTGCTCTGCGAGGAATGCCGCAGGCGGCTGGAGTGTTCGCTCAACTGACCGCTGCCTCCATCGCACAATGCGACACTGGGCCCCTTGACCTTCCAGTGACTGGAACCCCTATGTAGGGAGCCGACCAGTATTGGAAGGAGTCGCGCCATGGCCCAAGACAGCCTGCGCTTCGAAGTGACGAAGATGACCTGCGGCGGCTGCGCCGGACGCGCGCAAAGGGCGCTCGCGGGGGTCGAGGGGGTCACCGACGCCTCGGTGAACCTCGCGACGAAGATGGCGCATGTGGAGGGCAGCGCCGGCGTCCCTGCCCTGCGCGCCGCGCTCGACAAGGCGGGCTACCCGGCGCGCGAGGCTGCCCTGCGCCTCGGCATCGCGGGGATGAGCTGCGCCTCCTGTGCGGGGCGTGTGGAGCGGGCGCTGGCGGGTGTACCGGGTGTGCTCTCGGCCAATGTGAACCTCGCCAGCGAGACCGCCGAGGTGAAATTGCTCGCGGGCTCCGCCGAGGCTGCCGCGCTGATCCGCGCGGTCGAGGGGGCGGGTTACAAGGCCAGCCTCACCAGCGACGACAGCGCCGAACAGGCGGCGCGCAAGACCGCCGAGCAGGCGGCGCTGAAGCGTGACCTGATCATTGCCGCCGCGCTGACAGCGCCAGTCTTCCTGATGGAGATGGGCGGGCATTTCATCCCCGGCATGCATCATTTGATCGCCGCGACCATCGGCACCACCAGCGCCTGGTTCATCCAGTTCGTGCTGGTCACCGCCGTGCTCGTGTGGCCGGGCCGGCGCTTCTACCAGATCGGCCTGCCATTGCTGCTCAAGGGCGCTCCGGACATGAACTCGCTGGTCGCGCTCGGCACGCTGGCGGCCTGGCTCTATTCCACCGTCGCGCTCTTCCTGCCCGGGCTGCTGCCCGAGGGCACGCGGGCGGTCTATTTCGAGGCCGCGGCGGTCATTGTCACGCTGATCCTGCTCGGTCGATTCCTCGAGGCGCGGGCGAAGGGCCGCACCGGGGCGGCGATCAAGCGGCTGGTCGGGCTGAAACCCTCAACCGCGCGGGTCGAGCGCGGCGGCGAGATCACCGAGCTGCCGATTGCCGACGTAACGCTGGGCGATGTGCTGCATGTCCGCCCCGGCGAGCGCATCGCAGTCGATGGCGAGGTGCTCACCGGGCGCTCCTACGTCGATGAAAGCATGATCACCGGCGAACCCGTGCCCATCGAGAAATCCGAGGGCGCCACGGTCGTTGGCGGCACGGTCAACGGCGCGGGCGCACTCAGTTTCCGGGCGACGGCTGTCGGCGCAGACACCATGCTGGCGCGGATCATCGCCATGGTCGAAGAGGCGCAGGGGGCCAAGCTGCCGATCCAGGCGCTCGCCGACAAGGTGGTGATCTGGTTCGTGCCGGCGGTCATGGCCGTGGCTGCGCTGACCTTCCTGGCCTGGCTCATCTTCGGCCCCTCCCCCGCCCTCACCTACGCGCTGGTCGCCGGGGTCTCGGTGCTGATCGTCGCCTGCCCCTGCGCCATGGGGCTCGCCACGCCGACCTCGATCATGGTGGGCACCGGGCGGGCGGCCGAACTGGGTGTGCTCTTCCGCAAGGGGGACGCGCTGCAGCGGCTTGAAAGCGTCGGCATCGTCGCCTTCGACAAGACCGGCACGCTAACAGAGGGCCGCCCCGAGCTCGTGCGCAAAACCGCCGCGCCGGGCTTCGCCGAGGCCGAGGTGCTGCGCCTTGCCGCCAGCGCCGAGCAAAGCTCGGAGCATCCCATCGCGCGGGCGCTGGAGCGCGCCGCCGAGGGCCCCCTTCCAAAGGCCGAGGACGTCGAGGCGATCGCGGGGCATGGTCTCAGCGCCACCGTGGACGGCCGCCGCATCCTGGTTGGCGCCGCCCGACTGATGGCGCGCGAGGGCATAGATCTCGGCCCGCTCAGCGCCGCGCATGACGAGATCGCCGGTGCCGGGCAGACGCCCGTGCTGGTTGCGGTCGATGGGCAGATCGCCGGGGCGTTGGCCGTCGCCGACAAGGTCAAGCCGGGGGCCAGGGCGGCGGTTGCGAAACTGCACGAGATGGGGCTCAAGACCGCGATGATCACCGGCGACACGCGCGCCACGGCGCGGTCCATCGCCGCCGAGCTCGGCATCGACCACGTCGAGGCCGAGGTGCTGCCCGAAGGCAAGCGCGACGCGGTGCGGGCGCTGCGCGATGAGCATGGCGCCGTGGCTTTCGTCGGGGACGGCATCAACGACGCCCCGGCGCTGGCCGAGGCCGAGGTGGGTCTCGCCATGGGCACCGGCACGGATGTCGCCATCGAAAGCGCCGACGTGGTTCTGGTCTCGGGTGACACGAAAGGCGTGGTCGAGGCGGTGCATCTCAGCCGCGCGGTGCTGCGCAATATCCGGCAGAACCTCTTCTGGGCCTTCGGGTACAACGTCGCGCTGATCCCGGTGGCGGCGGGTGTCTTCTACCCGGCGTTCGGCACGCTGCTCTCGCCGATGCTGGCGGCGGGGGCGATGGCGCTTTCGTCGGTCTTCGTACTGAGCAACGCGCTGCGGTTGCGACGGCTGGTCCCCGCCATGCCGCCAGAGACCCGCCCGCACCGGGCACAAGGCCACAGCCACGAGGAGGCGCACGTATGAACATCGGAGACGTCGCGATCCGCGCCGGGCTGCCGCCCAAGACCATCCGCTATTACGAGGACATCGGCCTCGTGACCCCACACCGCGGCAGCAACGGGTACCGCGCCTTCACCGAACGGGACGTGCACAAGCTGGCCTTCCTGGCACGGGCCCGCGCGCTCGGGTTCACCATCGAGGACTGCCGCGCTCTGCTCGCCCTCTACGAGGACGAAAGCCGCGCCAGCGCCGAGGTGAAGCACATCGCCGAGGAGCATCTGGCGCAGATCGACGAGAAGCTTTCCCAGCTTCAGCAGATGCGCGACACGCTTGCGCATCTGGTCCAGGCCTGCCACGGCGACGACCGCCCGGATTGCCCGATCCTCACGGACCTTGCCCGCAGCCAGGGCTGAACTTCAGTCCTGAAGCTCCAGCCCGAGCAGCGCCGTGCGCGTGGCGCGCCAGACCGGCA
The sequence above is a segment of the Alloyangia pacifica genome. Coding sequences within it:
- a CDS encoding asparaginase; translation: MPQDTVTAAVPLVEVRRGPLTESLHLGHAVICDTSGGIVEAWGDPQAVVYPRSSSKMIQALPLVASGAAEAWHLTPPQLALACASHQGAPMHVGAVEAWLADLELSDDDLRCGPQPSRDKALKLQMIREGKSPCRVHNNCSGKHAGFLTLSQYLGAGPDYVLPEHPVQLAVRDAFETVTDEVSPCYGIDGCSAPNLATSMLGMARAMAWFAGAHHRYDGLSRAGAQLVESIYTYPDLVAGEGRACTLLMRAALEPVAIKTGAEGYFVAILPQRGLGVAVKILDGATRAAECVMASLLVRLGVADPAHPDVHRFLNPELCNFDGLVTGEVRPLDTLFAA
- a CDS encoding invasion associated locus B family protein, yielding MKSILGGVLGAALALGATAAVAQEESTNRVNAITDWSVFEGQSPRECWAVTTYKESVNTKDGRVVSVKRGDILLMVFYRPEANVMGQVAFTGGYPFAGGSTVAVDISGEKFDLYTEGEWAWPATPQDDAKIIAAMKRGSDAVLSAGSSRGTKTKDTFSLLGFTAAVEDAQKRCSG
- the rlmN gene encoding 23S rRNA (adenine(2503)-C(2))-methyltransferase RlmN, with translation MTASAPITQDVVTIPRKLPEDGKLNLVGLTRDALRAALIEAGTPEKQAKMRVGQIWQWVYHWGVRDFAEMTNLAKDYRTLLDDKFTIDLPEIVSKQVSEDGTRKYLVRIAGGHEVEVVYIPEEDRGTLCISSQVGCTLTCSFCHTGTQKLVRNLTAGEIIGQVMLARDDLGEWPEPGTGTGESGPRLLSNIVLMGMGEPLYNFDNVRDAMKIAMDGEGIALSRRRITLSTSGVVPEIAKCAEEIGCLLAVSFHATTDEVRNKLVPINKRWNIEELLNTLREYPRLSNSERITFEYVMLKDVNDTDADARRLVKLIQGIPAKINLIPFNEWPGAPYQRSDWPRIKQFADIIYKAGYASPIRTPRGEDIMAACGQLKSATERARKSRKQIEAETGLGGAA
- a CDS encoding heavy metal translocating P-type ATPase, with product MAQDSLRFEVTKMTCGGCAGRAQRALAGVEGVTDASVNLATKMAHVEGSAGVPALRAALDKAGYPAREAALRLGIAGMSCASCAGRVERALAGVPGVLSANVNLASETAEVKLLAGSAEAAALIRAVEGAGYKASLTSDDSAEQAARKTAEQAALKRDLIIAAALTAPVFLMEMGGHFIPGMHHLIAATIGTTSAWFIQFVLVTAVLVWPGRRFYQIGLPLLLKGAPDMNSLVALGTLAAWLYSTVALFLPGLLPEGTRAVYFEAAAVIVTLILLGRFLEARAKGRTGAAIKRLVGLKPSTARVERGGEITELPIADVTLGDVLHVRPGERIAVDGEVLTGRSYVDESMITGEPVPIEKSEGATVVGGTVNGAGALSFRATAVGADTMLARIIAMVEEAQGAKLPIQALADKVVIWFVPAVMAVAALTFLAWLIFGPSPALTYALVAGVSVLIVACPCAMGLATPTSIMVGTGRAAELGVLFRKGDALQRLESVGIVAFDKTGTLTEGRPELVRKTAAPGFAEAEVLRLAASAEQSSEHPIARALERAAEGPLPKAEDVEAIAGHGLSATVDGRRILVGAARLMAREGIDLGPLSAAHDEIAGAGQTPVLVAVDGQIAGALAVADKVKPGARAAVAKLHEMGLKTAMITGDTRATARSIAAELGIDHVEAEVLPEGKRDAVRALRDEHGAVAFVGDGINDAPALAEAEVGLAMGTGTDVAIESADVVLVSGDTKGVVEAVHLSRAVLRNIRQNLFWAFGYNVALIPVAAGVFYPAFGTLLSPMLAAGAMALSSVFVLSNALRLRRLVPAMPPETRPHRAQGHSHEEAHV
- the cueR gene encoding Cu(I)-responsive transcriptional regulator — encoded protein: MNIGDVAIRAGLPPKTIRYYEDIGLVTPHRGSNGYRAFTERDVHKLAFLARARALGFTIEDCRALLALYEDESRASAEVKHIAEEHLAQIDEKLSQLQQMRDTLAHLVQACHGDDRPDCPILTDLARSQG